CTCTAATGCTTTAATATATCTCAACAGAATAAACAAAGTGTAGTCCtaacaaatgaataaagagTATAGATGTAATATTACTGGACTCATATGTCTGTATCTTTAGGTAGAAGTACAAGACATGTTAATCTTATAGGGGAGATATTATCATCGGCTTAGTGTTGACctatttttgtgtgtgcgtgtgtgttagaAATTAGcataagaaagaaaataaattcaacCTGGGTGTGTTAGGCCTGTTCTTTTTCTCAAATACTGCATTATGAAATGATCCCTgatataaaaaagtgaaagtagAGCTGGACAATAACATTTCATCCATTTGATTGAGTTTACTGATGAAAATTCAACATTGTCgacagttttatttcagttttattttgtttcattgcTGATACTTACACCCACAGAGCgtgtgagctcacacacacacacacacacacagttcaaatCACAGCCACTCACTTGCAAAACACCACTTTCACAATAAGGatcagtgaatgtgtgtggaaaTTCTGGGAATTTACTTTCCAGAAGGAAACTgtcaaacaaaacaatatttttttgcaatgaccttctcctttttctctgtctttttctcttcgtctctctcttttgctctctctctctctctctctctctctcgtgttcTGCTTTACTTGGATAGctatttttgtgtttaatgttgctgatccaaagaaagaataaaaatcaactatataaacaaatgaaccCATTTGGAATATAAAATGGTTAAATCAGTAAACATTGAATAATAGTAAATAGTTAACACTGTCAGATAAACTCTCTGTTTGCTCATGCCAAATTGTTGaatgtgtaaatatacagaCAGCCTTGAAACTCTTTCCTGGTTGCTCTGGCTCTACCCACTGCCCACATCTTCTAACTATTATTCCTAATTAGTTTtatattgtgttgtgttgtagtCTCTCTCAGTGTGCTTATTTTCCTGTGTTATTCTTCTTCTGCCAGTTAAGGGTATGCTGATATTACAATAGTTTAGAGAAGTTTAGAGAAAACTACAAGTTTAGAGAAGACACGATACAGAAgccttgagtatcagctgatatcaATACTCATccgatattttttctttaaaaactactaagctctGAAATTACTgaatatacaaaaaatacatagctaaaaatatgatttacacaaaactgcatatttatttaattagttaaagtctttcacacaaaaatcccttacacaaataatatatttacatgGCAAATATAATCaagtataaactataaatataataaaataaaactgtgcaaaagttttaggcacccaattttttttagtacaaactttgttacagatttttattttatgacttctacattattgattcagtacaaaaacattttagattccaaacattagttttccagcacgaaattaaatgttacagaaaaatgtttgtatgtcagtaaagaaagcagcatattacataagagacacttttcagacaaaaaacataatgaaggctgctgggtttcgctgcaaaaatataagaagcaagtgtgacagtcaaagtctccagaagaactgtggctgcttctgcaagatgctcagtaacacttacagctcatttccttataaaactgcacaaattgtacccgagactactatttttttttttaaagtgaaggatcatcacaccaaatattgactttgtttcatttattactgttaactgctctttttttaaaatgtagaaacatttaatttcattatttttgaaggcatcattgctctacagcatttctttgcacgtgcctaagacttttgcacagtactgtatgtaaatatttccagtTGCAGTAAACTTTCTCCACAGTGGTAGAAAGACATTTAGACCAGAATActgctgggtgatatgacaaaaatctCATGTCATGATACTTGAAATTTCGATGATACAAGAAGTATTACGGAATATATATCACTAAAAACCTTCCAGCGGTGttgatttaaaattaaaataatattgttatatttcattatagATATCCAGCCTTGGAGAACAATTTTGAAAATGGTGTTAAAGTGTGGAAAAGACCaaaacattgtgctttttaagcGATATCTGCATGCCATGTGATGGAGTTGGAGATGGACGCAATTGCTGtagaattttattaaaactaatgcaAAACGTGAGGCAAAATCATAAACAGGAACAACAATTCAAGGTCAAGATCCAGAATACAAAAACCAGAATGGCAAACATGTAAacaaaaggcttggtaagttAGGTAATCATACACTGAGCGCGACTTCGCAAAGAGTCAGTGCGAGAGTCAGTGTATATATAGGGTGAGGGTGGGATTGGAAACAGGTTTGCCTGATTAGTATTCGAGTCAATGGGAACGTGCCAGTGGAGTGAGGTGTTGGGGATTGTAGTCTgcggcggccatgtttgtaggccgtggtgtgttctgggaagtaGAGTTCCTGGTGGATTCCGGCATTGGCTTGTCACCGCGTTAATATGTTGAAGACCATACATTCCTGTGCTCTGTATTACAGGAGGTGATAAAGCACACATCAGGGTCAGTAAACCGCAGCGTATGTTTGCATTGCATTATGAATTGCATTGTGTTACAAAGAGAATTAAAAGAAACTTGCTGTTTAAGTGATGCATAAAATTATCAttaattgattcattcattcatctttagtaacttaTTTATCTTGattagggttgtggtggatctggagcctattgcaggaacactgggcgtgaggcagggATACATAGAACTatctagaaataaaaaaatatttatttagctacTTCTTTTTGcttatgtattaaaaaaacatgttcagaACCCAGATGTGAAGGATGCTGTATAATGACAGTGGTGCTATCTTAGTTAGCCAAGATCCCAAGATTATTAATGAAAAGAACTGGATGCTTCATTTTGCAGTTTACTTTGGAAAACCTTACTTTTCAAGCAGATGAAAAATATCAGCATATAGCCAGGAACAGTCCGTCTACAGCATTTTAGCATAACAATTTTTAGCATTTCCTAATGATTTTCCAGTTTCCGAGATGgtctatcatttatttatttatttcaaattttgttacagtagtggaaatcacaacccacattaTCAATGGTactatatttaggggtccaaacACTAAAGTCAACTCACACCTGTCTTCTATCAGTGGAAAAATCAGGAAaagaaagctctatggctccagAAAACATTATTTGAAGAATGTTAAACAATGTTCAcgaaatacatacatacagaggGGGTCCGtggaatatattttattgttaaaggggtccctggctacaaaaagtttgagaaccactgcattACACACAGTTTCAGCTCTGGTGAGCCTTTTGAATGGATAATGGATCATAGTTTTTACACAAAGCCATGCATTGGTATATGTTGTCCATCACTGCATCCCATTAAACTGCAAGAAGAATTTGTGACACTTATGAAAATGTTCTTATGAATGCAGCTTTAGAAGCCCTGTGTCTCCTTTGTAGGCTATACATGTTAATCTAGTTATCTACTGACAACTGCTGttgaacaaaattaaaaattaaaagatcAATGCTTAattatgttctctctctctctctctctttctccattgcTTTTCTCAGCATTTCCAGAACATGTTGAAATCAAAGCTGAATGTTTTGACACTGCGTAAAGACTCGTTACCGAGTGTCATCTTCCATGAACCGGAGGCCATCGAGCTCTgctccacaacacacaccactaaGCCACGCACACATACTGGTTATAAGGTatgacagacacatacacaccacaaaaatataaacacaccatGTATAAGGTGCAGAAACTAGTGCGATCTAGTACACACTAGATTATAAtagtgattttatatatacatacatatacatatatacagtatatatatgtgtgtgtgtgtgtgtgtgtgtgtgtgtgtgtgtgtgtgtaatttaataaCTTTCCAGGTGGCACAGTGGGGTGGTAAGTGTGAATTTTAGGATAGACATTTGTATCAAATTGATACCGAAATGAAGAGAGAATCAATTTTAGATCTCCCGAGATATCAAAGAGAAACTTTTAAGCAAAGAACTTTTCCTCTTTGAGATaccaatccatcgcagggcaccatgcacacacacattcacacctaggggcaatttcaTCCAATGATTTCATTCAATTCATccaatttcatttcaattttcgTCTGATCTACCTCCACTGCAAAGAATgacatcaagtgaaaatatcttgactatattaaaatttattacaataaactagattacaataaacctaatataagattattaaacctacttctagacatttttttttttttactaatttcaagcttgaaatagtcttgttctattggcagataattttgctacttttaagcatttattactagcaagaagcaaaattatcttccaacagaataagaaaagttaaaacttaaaatgagtaaaaaatgtctagaaatagcattaataatcttatatttggtttatggtaatcTTGTAAtgggaaatactagataaatttgactgtATTCAAGTTATTTTCACCTGCTGTCATTTTTGCATTgtactagcatgtttttttgggtttttggtggaaggaaaccggagaatcTGGAGAAAATCCCCAaggacatggagagaacatgcacagaaactccacacagagttaacccaagctcaggattgaagctGGCACCCTGGAGCTATAACACAATGCTACCCAAATGTACCACCACACTGTCCACAATTACATACagctatttataaatatttatcccAAACAAAAATATCTGGCCAACCCTGGAAAAAAACTGAAGCCAGCTGTATAATGTTACAGTACTACATTTAAAACTTTGAAAGGAATAAGGGAAAAAAGGTCTTTATGTTTCACTGCATTTAGGACACCTGTGTCTTTCTTCCTGTTGGTCTCGCACAAGGAAATCTGGAAAAGTGTGTTAGTCTCCTGCAGAGGCACTGTCCATGTCAACACTGCAAATCAGTCTgtcagaatcacacacacacacacacacacacacagatggagatACACTTGGGGTGACTCAGGTATACAATAATGGACTCAGTAgtaggagtgagagagagaggagtgtgtgtgtgtctgtgtgtgttaggattgtcGTCTCTTGTGTTCCAACATTCCAAGAAGAGAAAACTCGCCTGACTCTCTGTAGCAAATCATCTTCAGAGAGAGATATTACTGCCATTTCCTCTTGCAGCTCACGGCAGGTCTACAgaaggatagacagagagagagagagagagagagagacagacagacagacagactaacCCTACAATGGATTGTATTTATATGAACCAAATATTTcgtctcatttatcaatctttttgtaaagttgtgtgtaaatgtttgcagaaGCCGAACCGAACTAAACTAAAAATTTCTgccggatttacaaaagttttggaaaagctgatttttttcagtacttATTTGCGTATGTTGACTGATGCCATCATCCGTAAATTACCAGGTGCAtgcatggcacagctgattttgcatttggtggaaaaaaaatcaataaaaggaaaaaggcAAAAACAGACTTTCTCAGAAGTagaagtgaaagttatttttTCACTGCTGGCTATGCTAAAAAAAGGCATATTATCTGACAGAGTACCAGCAGCTGCAATGCCAAAATCTAGAGTCAGATTACAGGAACGGTGAATTAGTTGTGAATTAAGTGAGCTGAAAAGTAAATGGTTTGAcaggaaaactaaaaaaaaagtttatctgctatgtttaattgttttttttgttattcaaaGCGAAGTGTCTCGGTGACTTTCAGCCTGAAATCCCTCGTCCTCACCCCGTAAAGTAGAAGGGCATGTGTCTGCAGGAAGCAGACTAGGGAGTATACAACACATTTACAGTTCACTTAGTGCTGGCTTTAATAAAGTGttacacagcattaaaagaagatgccaCGGCAAACGACACGacttatacactgtatatatgtatatacacacttatacaccaCTGGAGACAGTCTTTTTATGTTGATTTATGTTagcttgctttatttatttttctatttttttattctttagttaatgtcattaatatgaaccGGATTTCACaacagttttattaaatttgtgtatGTAACTGAAATACACAGAATATTTACTTGACAGCGTAATCCGTAATCTTAAAGCTGAATTAAAGTCGATCAGTGGAGggttacattagttagtcttcttatgcataaatttacacacaactagGAGCATCCTACAATAATCttacaaacattttataaatgaatttgtTCCTATctagtttgataaatgaggcccattgtcaCAATCTACAATGCGTTCTATAGTGCACTCATGATATCTAGTAGGTACAGATATTTGAAAACTGTGCATGGCCTATATAGTGAACCGAGTGTAATTTGGGACACGTCTACAGTGGATGGTGTAGTAATGATGGtaagatgtttgttttttggtgtttaCATAGCTCTTTTAGTAGTTTCAAATATATCCACGCTCACAAATACTGTAATTGCAAGTGCAAGAAAcggagagaaacagacagatggaagaAGAGGAGTGAGACAGAGCCAGTTCAGATTTAAGCTTTGTAATTGCAGACTaaacaaactgtctgaaaatggcacacacacatacacacatgctaatgctaatgcaaaTGAAACCAACACCAGTTGCtccacaatgtgtgtgtgtgtgtgtgtggcaagtTTGTGTCTCTACCAGAAACACACTTCTGTTTCTGTGAACTGTACTTAGCTCTTACTATGTGTCTCTTTTAGGTGACCTATCTAGGGAAAGTGACAATCCCCGGCTCCAAGTTCCTCTCAGGCTGCACTGAGTCTGCGGTGGTGGCATTATGGGATACAAAGTGCTCATCAATCGCCATGGATGCCTTGCTGGAGATCCGACCTTTCCAGGTGCGTCTGCACCACTTGGGTGGGCGGAGTGAGGCGCCAGACTCAGTGGAGACATTCCAGGTGGCACGGATCGCATACTGCACGGCGGATCACGAGGTGAGCCCGAAGGTGTTCGCGTTCATCTACCGGCAGATCAACGAGGACCTGACATTCCAGATGGACTGCCATGCTGTGGAGTGTGAGAGCAAGCGTGCTGCCAAGATGCTCGCTCACACCATGATGGATGCCTTCACCAAGACCTTCCACTCCATGCGGACCGACGGGCGCATCCACCACTCAGGACGCGAGATTCCTGAAGACTCAAATCCAAATCCTGATGATGGCTGAGGCTGAGGGCCGAGGGGATGGGACCTGTAGGGGGAATGTGTGATCccatctctgtttctgtctttggtgggagtaaagaaaaagaaatcaaaatgtTCTCTTAGCTCGCGGCTAATAAATAATTGCATCACTGCAGCCATATTGCTCACAAATCTTGTTATTGTTCTAGAATGTTGCAATGAAAAATTGATCTAGAACATGTATTAGAACATCACAATGGACTGTTGTTCTCAACTGCTGCGATACTATATTGTTTCCGAATGTTGCCATGGTTGTTCTACAATATTGTGATCCAGGTGTGTTCTAGAATACTGTTATAGAATACTGCATTTAGAATATTGGCGAATATTGTGATAGCGGTTCTGGAATATTGGATTAGGACATTGCTCTCAAATTCCATCACATGATGGAATGTGGTGTTAGATGAAACATTGTTCTAAATTATTACATGCCTTGTTCTAGAACATCTCAATGAAAAACTTTTCTAGAATATCGCAACCCTTGTTATAAAACATGtatctaaattatttttaaaaaagtcagattgttttacattatttttgaaCAGTGTTCTTGAATGCCTTGCTGTAATGTTGTTCTAGAACATTGTACACACTGTTCTAGAACATTGTTTTAGAATAGAACAAGCTTTTTATGGAGCGTCAAATATTGGGAGCGTTGTTCTAGAACTTATGAAAGATTCTTCCCGAATATTGCATCATGATGCAACATTTGTTTTAGAATGTGATGGATTGTTGTTCTAGAATGTTGCTAGCATGCTTCTGGTACATTGTGATGGAACGTTGTTCCTCGGAGATGGTAAGGAACATGTGTTTTAGAACATTAAAGAATATTGCAGGCATTTTTAATGGATCATCAAATATTATGTCATTGTTGTAGAACATTGTTATGAAAAATTGTCCGGAATATTACATCAGGATGCAGCATTATTTTAGAATGGTGTGATGGAATGTTGCATACACCGTTCTAGAACAAAAGTGATCAAGATTGTCACATTGCAAATATTCTGGAATGATGCTTCACCATATGATAAAAATTAGTTCTAGATTATTGTTTTAGAATGTCACGATTAACCAGGAGTGACAAATCACTAGCCCAGGTGCCCAGTATAAGCAGATTACTTCTCCATGCTATCATTTTTGTAGTTGTAGTTCCCTGGTGGTCAAGTAGGTTCTAGACGCAGTCCACCAACCACAGAAGAAAATGCCATATTGACTTTcaaaaagctattttttttaaacgttaaTATGTACACTTACACATAACACACTGGAATtggttaaataattttaaattataccCATGAcgtttacattatttaaaacatgaacataaaagCATGtcagatgaaattaaaatacagaaaagagCATCACAATAAATTCTGCAATTAATCATGTAATTGAGAAGATCACAGGACAAACAAtctacattttcctttttccatgAAGGAGAACAGATTTGAAAAGAAATGTACCTATGGTAGTGTGAACTAGGCCTATGGCTACAAAGAGTTGTCTTCAAGCTGGTAAATTTGAGAACTCATTTGAGAATCCATTTTCATGTCACTGCACATAACTAGATAAATACCTTGTTATACTTCAGGCTAAATTACATTAACtcccactttttagcctagttaaTAAGTTTCTAGACAACCAAATAAAAACTCTAACTCatggatttatgatttgtccaccctgtAGGCCATTTTATATTCCGAGTATTCTGAATATTGTGAGAATTGGTCCAGTACATTGTGATGGAATGTTCTTCTGGAACATTGTGTACATCTTTCTACAACATGGCGATGAAAATTGTTATGGAATACTGTTTTAGAATATCTCAGCAGATCTTTGTATATCAGGAACATTGTGACTGAACGTTCTGGAGCAATCAGTTGTTTAATCACATCGCAGTGGAACATTGTCCCACGATGCCAAAATAGACGTGTTTTTAGACGTTGAAGCATTATTCTAGAACATCAACAGTGAAACAATGTTGTAGTACATAGCTAGATCTTTGTTGTAGGACTTTTCAAGGGCATCAGATGAATGATGTGATGGAATGTTGTTGCATAATATTGTTAGCATTGTTATTGAACAGTAGAATTTTCAGAATGACCACAAGCCTTGTTCTGAAACATTGGTGAAAGCTGGTTTGAGAATGTTAGATTGTTTTAGAATACAGTTGTACTGGAATGTTCTAGAGCATTGTACAATGTGTTCTACAGCATCATGATAAAACGTGATAAAATGCCAAGAGGAACGTTGTTTTATAACGTTgtgatgaaatatatttttctagTACTGCGAACATTCTATACTGTGGACATTCTTCTAGAATGCTGTAAAAGAATGTTGTTGTAGAATGACAATACATTCCTGAACATTGTGAACGAATACAGTTGAGGAAACAATAGCTCCCCATATACAGAAAGCcgctgtgtgttacagtaactGTATGAGTGGCAGGGCTTTCCTGTCTTGCATTCTCCTTGGCCAATAGGAATCTCTGGAATTTGTTCCCTCTTTCACACAGTGTTCCCTGAGTAGCCAAAGTTCTTACCCAATATGTTTTTAAGAAATTGCGTTTTTAACAGCCagatgtgtatgtgcatgtgtgtgtgtgtgagagagagagcgagagagagaaagatttgtACTAAAGACCATGGGCAAATCTTTACAGAACAGTTTTTTTGACAACAGTATTAAGtgatgctttgtgtgtgtgcatgtgtgtgtgtgtgtgtgtgtgtgtgtgtttgtggattgAAGTgattgacagattttttttctcagccacatCAATCGCAGTGTGTAAATACAGGTTCTCCACTACGCTGTGTTCAGTTGTAAAagttttttgctgttttattccCTCTGCTTTGACCTGCCTGGCTGCATTCCAAACGCAAGTGTACGATATATGTGGCTTTATTATGAATCATTCTCGCAAGTGCTGGTGACTGAGAACTGTTGTTTGGGAAGAATTACACAAAGCCTGGTACTTAATGGGCTAATGATGTGGGCTAATGATGTGATCTACTTAAATCAGCACACAAGATATGTATGAGCTACAGCCCTATCTTCCACATAAATGAATTAAGCTTACGCACTGCATCCACTGTGAGTCAGACTGTATGAACACAATGAACAGGTTTTGGTAgactgtgttttgtgtgttccATCCTTAAAATGGCTGATGTTCTTCTTAAGAACACTAGACATGAACTCTAGCGTTTGGGATGAAGCCTTAGCATGAAAGACAGTCCAGTTTCTGTCTCTTGTTGAGCAGTGTATCTTTGATATCATGCTGCACACTTTTAATTTTAAGGtacctgtttattattattattttttttggttatgtTCACATGATTTGTGGATATATTTTCTTGGACAGTTGGCTGTGgaacatgttcacacacacacacacacacacacacacatacacacacactgctccaaaTGAAAAATGGATCAGTAACTGGACTGACTATTAgtggaacagagagagaaagaaatctatatataaatatgattataaatTTATCTACACAGTGTATTCATGAAGCCTTTGTTTATACAGATGTATCAGTTCTCTATTATTACAGTCAAATGTTTAtagatgtttttgtttaacCACATGAAGTCAGTATTGTGCAGAGGAAGAATGAGTGTGCTGTTGTTTTCTGTGAATGTTCTCACTTCCTGCCATAGCAGCTTTAAATGTCTGGTGTGAATTTCTATCAAATAAAAGTCCTCACCTATAA
The genomic region above belongs to Pangasianodon hypophthalmus isolate fPanHyp1 chromosome 6, fPanHyp1.pri, whole genome shotgun sequence and contains:
- the pid1 gene encoding PTB-containing, cubilin and LRP1-interacting protein isoform X2 gives rise to the protein MLKSKLNVLTLRKDSLPSVIFHEPEAIELCSTTHTTKPRTHTGYKVTYLGKVTIPGSKFLSGCTESAVVALWDTKCSSIAMDALLEIRPFQVRLHHLGGRSEAPDSVETFQVARIAYCTADHEVSPKVFAFIYRQINEDLTFQMDCHAVECESKRAAKMLAHTMMDAFTKTFHSMRTDGRIHHSGREIPEDSNPNPDDG
- the pid1 gene encoding PTB-containing, cubilin and LRP1-interacting protein isoform X1, with amino-acid sequence MWQPATERLQHFQNMLKSKLNVLTLRKDSLPSVIFHEPEAIELCSTTHTTKPRTHTGYKVTYLGKVTIPGSKFLSGCTESAVVALWDTKCSSIAMDALLEIRPFQVRLHHLGGRSEAPDSVETFQVARIAYCTADHEVSPKVFAFIYRQINEDLTFQMDCHAVECESKRAAKMLAHTMMDAFTKTFHSMRTDGRIHHSGREIPEDSNPNPDDG